One part of the Streptomyces lienomycini genome encodes these proteins:
- the eno gene encoding phosphopyruvate hydratase — translation MPSIDVVVAREILDSRGNPTVEVEVGLDDGSTGRAAVPSGASTGAFEAIELRDGDPSRYLGKGVEKAVLAVIEQIGPELVGYDATEQRLIDQAMFDLDATDNKGSLGANAILGVSLAVAHAASEASDLPLFRYLGGPNAHLLPVPMMNILNGGSHADSNVDIQEFMIAPIGAESFSEALRWGAEVYHTLKKVLKNKGLATGLGDEGGFAPNLGSNREALDLILEAIKEAGYTPGEQIALALDVAASEFYKDGSYSFEGKERTAAEMTEYYAELVEAYPLVSIEDPLFEDDWDGWNTITAKLGDKVQLVGDDLFVTNPERLARGIEENSANALLVKVNQIGSLTETLDAVELAQRNGFKCMMSHRSGETEDVTIADLAVATNCGQIKTGAPARSERVAKYNQLLRIEEILDDAAVYAGRSAFPRFKG, via the coding sequence GTGCCGTCCATCGACGTCGTCGTAGCCCGGGAAATCCTGGACTCCCGAGGCAACCCCACGGTCGAGGTCGAGGTCGGCCTCGACGACGGCAGCACGGGTCGTGCCGCCGTTCCGTCCGGCGCCTCCACCGGTGCCTTCGAGGCCATCGAACTCCGTGACGGCGACCCGAGCCGTTACCTCGGCAAGGGTGTCGAGAAGGCCGTGCTGGCCGTCATCGAGCAGATCGGCCCGGAGCTCGTCGGCTACGACGCCACCGAGCAGCGCCTGATCGACCAGGCCATGTTCGACCTGGACGCCACGGACAACAAGGGCTCGCTCGGCGCCAACGCCATCCTCGGCGTCTCCCTCGCCGTCGCCCACGCCGCCTCCGAGGCCAGCGACCTGCCGCTCTTCCGCTACCTGGGCGGCCCCAACGCGCACCTGCTGCCGGTGCCGATGATGAACATCCTGAACGGCGGCTCGCACGCCGACTCCAACGTGGACATCCAGGAGTTCATGATCGCCCCGATCGGCGCGGAGTCCTTCTCCGAGGCCCTGCGCTGGGGCGCGGAGGTCTACCACACCCTCAAGAAGGTCCTGAAGAACAAGGGCCTGGCCACCGGCCTCGGCGACGAGGGCGGCTTCGCCCCGAACCTCGGCTCCAACCGCGAGGCCCTCGACCTCATCCTCGAGGCGATCAAGGAGGCCGGCTACACCCCCGGCGAGCAGATCGCCCTCGCGCTCGACGTCGCCGCGTCCGAGTTCTACAAGGACGGCTCCTACTCCTTCGAGGGCAAGGAGCGCACCGCCGCCGAGATGACCGAGTACTACGCCGAGCTGGTCGAGGCGTACCCGCTGGTCTCCATCGAGGACCCGCTGTTCGAGGACGACTGGGACGGCTGGAACACCATCACCGCGAAGCTCGGCGACAAGGTGCAGCTCGTCGGCGACGACCTGTTCGTCACCAACCCGGAGCGCCTGGCCCGCGGCATCGAGGAGAACTCGGCCAACGCCCTGCTGGTCAAGGTCAACCAGATCGGTTCGCTGACCGAGACCCTGGACGCCGTCGAGCTGGCCCAGCGCAACGGCTTCAAGTGCATGATGTCCCACCGCTCCGGCGAGACCGAGGACGTCACCATCGCCGACCTCGCCGTCGCCACCAACTGCGGCCAGATCAAGACCGGCGCCCCGGCCCGCTCCGAGCGCGTCGCCAAGTACAACCAGCTGCTGCGCATCGAGGAGATCCTCGACGACGCCGCGGTGTACGCGGGCCGCAGCGCGTTCCCCCGCTTCAAGGGCTGA
- a CDS encoding LysM peptidoglycan-binding domain-containing protein, whose amino-acid sequence MLFSGKGKHRRPSKATRVIAVAGVTGAAVAAPLMAAGNASAATASEWDAVAQCESGGNWSINTGNGYYGGLQFSASTWAAYGGTQYASTANQASKAQQIQVAEKVLAGQGKGAWPVCGTGLSGAAYTGGGSQDSGSGSSESSQSQSGGSSAERSTEQKASRSSERPKAEKQVEKKAEKKTVTTPTGKKVEKGDGEYKVVKGDTLSSIAAEHDVKGGWAKLFKLNGDIVDDADLIYPGQQLHLK is encoded by the coding sequence ATGCTGTTTTCCGGCAAGGGCAAGCACCGCCGCCCGTCCAAGGCCACCCGCGTCATCGCCGTCGCCGGCGTCACCGGTGCCGCCGTCGCCGCCCCGCTGATGGCGGCCGGCAACGCCTCCGCCGCCACCGCGTCCGAGTGGGACGCCGTCGCCCAGTGCGAGTCCGGCGGCAACTGGTCCATCAACACCGGCAACGGTTACTACGGCGGCCTGCAGTTCTCCGCCTCCACCTGGGCCGCGTACGGCGGCACGCAGTACGCCTCCACCGCCAACCAGGCGAGCAAGGCCCAGCAGATCCAGGTCGCCGAGAAGGTCCTCGCGGGCCAGGGCAAGGGTGCCTGGCCGGTCTGCGGCACCGGACTCTCGGGTGCCGCGTACACCGGTGGCGGCTCCCAGGACAGCGGCTCCGGCAGCTCCGAGAGCTCGCAGAGCCAGAGCGGCGGCTCCTCCGCCGAGCGCTCCACCGAGCAGAAGGCCTCCCGCTCCTCCGAGCGTCCCAAGGCCGAGAAGCAGGTCGAGAAGAAGGCGGAGAAGAAGACCGTCACCACCCCGACCGGCAAGAAGGTCGAGAAGGGTGACGGCGAGTACAAGGTCGTCAAGGGCGACACCCTCAGCTCGATCGCCGCGGAGCACGACGTCAAGGGCGGCTGGGCGAAGCTGTTCAAGCTGAACGGCGACATCGTCGACGACGCCGACCTGATCTACCCGGGCCAGCAGCTGCACCTCAAGTAG
- a CDS encoding LysM peptidoglycan-binding domain-containing protein, translating to MLSGNGRHRRPRQAPALVVAAGVTGSAIAIPLLGATGAHAADGANWDRVAECETGGSWSQNGGNGYYGGLQLSQEAWEQYGGLDYAPSADQASRSQQIRIAEKIHADQGIAAWPTCGLLAGLGNDSGAAGGGSDAAGDGASQESDTSGSTVKPESPESSESPATTGPSGSSGSESPGSSGSSGPGQASESTSGEPSSSPSSSSPSSSPSPSSTTGTSSDAPSGDRDQSTKSDTSVESGTRSSAEPQGTEGSSGSGRHRGDDADEGASRDGLAGEASGRHASRDGGSREVEDGSYIVRSGDNLWAIADSLDLDGGWRALYADNERVVGEDPDHILPGQTLTVTGESVEK from the coding sequence ATGCTCTCCGGGAACGGTCGTCACCGCCGCCCCCGCCAGGCTCCCGCCCTGGTCGTCGCCGCCGGAGTGACCGGCTCCGCCATCGCGATCCCGCTGCTCGGCGCCACGGGTGCCCACGCGGCCGACGGAGCGAACTGGGACCGGGTCGCCGAGTGCGAGACCGGCGGCTCCTGGAGCCAGAACGGCGGCAACGGGTACTACGGCGGCCTGCAACTGTCCCAGGAGGCCTGGGAGCAGTACGGCGGCCTGGACTACGCGCCCAGCGCCGACCAGGCCAGTCGCTCCCAGCAGATAAGAATCGCCGAGAAGATACACGCGGACCAGGGCATCGCCGCCTGGCCGACCTGCGGCCTCCTCGCGGGCCTGGGGAACGACTCGGGTGCCGCGGGCGGGGGCTCGGACGCGGCGGGTGACGGTGCGTCGCAGGAGTCGGACACCTCGGGGTCGACGGTAAAGCCCGAGTCGCCCGAGTCATCCGAATCGCCCGCCACGACCGGACCGTCCGGGTCCTCGGGCTCCGAGTCGCCCGGTTCCTCCGGCTCCTCCGGTCCGGGTCAGGCGTCGGAGTCGACTTCCGGCGAGCCCTCTTCGTCCCCTTCGTCCTCTTCTCCGTCTTCCTCCCCCTCGCCCTCCTCCACCACCGGCACCTCTTCTGACGCCCCGTCCGGCGACAGGGACCAATCCACCAAGTCGGACACATCAGTCGAATCCGGTACCCGTTCCAGTGCCGAACCGCAGGGCACCGAAGGCTCGTCCGGCTCGGGCCGGCACCGCGGCGACGACGCGGACGAGGGTGCGTCGAGGGACGGTCTCGCGGGCGAGGCGTCGGGGCGGCACGCCTCGCGCGACGGCGGTTCGCGGGAGGTCGAGGACGGCTCGTACATCGTCCGCTCCGGCGACAACCTCTGGGCCATCGCCGACTCCCTTGACCTCGACGGCGGATGGCGTGCGCTGTACGCCGACAACGAGCGGGTCGTCGGGGAGGATCCGGACCACATCCTCCCCGGTCAGACGCTCACGGTCACGGGCGAATCGGTCGAAAAGTAG
- a CDS encoding cytochrome P450 family protein, protein MFTWEFASDPYPAYAWLREHAPVHRTRLPSGVEAWLITRYADAKQALADPRLSKNPAHHHEPAHAKGKTGIPGERKAELMTHLLNIDPPDHTRLRRLVSKAFTPRRVAEFAPRVQELADDLIDRFAGNGSADLIHDFAFPLPIYAICDLLGVPREDQDDFRDWAGMMIRHGGGPRGGVARSVKKMRGYLADLIHRKRAALPPEPGPGEDLISGLIRASDHGEHLTENEAAAMAFILLFAGFETTVNLIGNGTYALLTHPEQRERLQSSLTAGERGLLETGVEELLRYDGPVELATWRFATRPLTIGGQDVAAGDPVLVVLAAADRDPERFADPDTLDLARRDSQHLGYGHGIHYCLGAPLARLEGQTALATLLTRLPDLRLAADPAELRWRGGLIMRGLRTLPVSFTPIAPSDENSSSPTQK, encoded by the coding sequence CTGTTCACCTGGGAGTTCGCGAGCGACCCGTACCCCGCCTACGCCTGGCTGCGCGAGCACGCCCCCGTGCACCGCACCCGGCTGCCCAGCGGGGTGGAGGCCTGGCTGATCACCCGGTACGCCGATGCGAAGCAGGCCCTCGCCGACCCGCGGCTGTCCAAGAACCCGGCGCACCACCACGAACCCGCGCACGCCAAGGGCAAGACCGGCATTCCGGGGGAGCGGAAGGCCGAGCTGATGACCCACCTGCTGAACATCGACCCACCGGACCACACCAGGCTGCGACGACTGGTCAGCAAGGCGTTCACGCCACGCCGGGTGGCCGAGTTCGCGCCCCGCGTGCAGGAGTTGGCCGACGATCTCATCGACCGGTTCGCGGGCAACGGTTCCGCCGACCTGATCCACGACTTCGCCTTCCCCCTGCCCATCTACGCCATCTGCGACCTGCTCGGCGTGCCCCGGGAGGACCAGGACGACTTCCGGGACTGGGCGGGCATGATGATCCGTCACGGGGGCGGACCGCGGGGCGGTGTCGCGCGGTCCGTCAAGAAGATGCGCGGCTACCTCGCCGACCTCATCCACCGCAAGCGCGCCGCGCTGCCGCCCGAGCCCGGCCCCGGCGAGGACCTCATCTCCGGTCTGATCCGCGCCTCCGACCATGGCGAGCACCTCACTGAGAACGAGGCCGCCGCGATGGCCTTCATCCTGCTCTTCGCAGGGTTCGAGACCACGGTCAACCTCATCGGCAACGGCACGTATGCCCTGCTCACCCACCCTGAGCAGCGCGAGCGGCTGCAGTCGTCCCTCACCGCCGGCGAACGCGGCCTGCTGGAGACCGGTGTCGAGGAACTCCTGCGCTACGACGGCCCGGTGGAGCTGGCCACCTGGCGCTTCGCCACCCGCCCGCTGACCATCGGGGGGCAGGACGTCGCGGCGGGCGACCCCGTCCTCGTCGTCCTCGCCGCCGCCGACCGCGATCCGGAACGGTTCGCGGACCCGGACACCCTGGACCTCGCCCGTCGCGACAGCCAGCACCTCGGATACGGCCACGGCATCCACTACTGCCTCGGCGCACCGTTGGCCCGGCTGGAGGGACAGACGGCGCTCGCCACGCTCCTCACCCGGCTGCCGGACCTCCGTCTCGCCGCCGACCCGGCCGAACTCCGCTGGCGCGGTGGGCTCATCATGCGCGGTCTGCGCACCTTGCCCGTCTCGTTCACGCCGATCGCGCCATCGGATGAGAACAGTTCGTCGCCGACGCAAAAGTGA